Part of the Paenibacillus sp. YPG26 genome, ACAGCCTGGCTGATCGCTTCCGTCACCGTAGTTTGTTGAGCATGGCTCTGCTTCTCGAAAATCTCGCGATATTTCAAAGCAGATTCTGCTTTCTCAGCAATACGGGACATGGTCAGCACAGATTCAACCGGATATTTACCAGCAGCCGTCTCACCTGACAACATAATTGCATCCGTACCATCAAAGATCGCATTCGCCACGTCACTCGCTTCCGCGCGTGTTGGTCTCGGGTTGCGCTGCATGGAATCCAGCATTTGGGTTGCTGTAATTACAGGCTTGCCTACACGATTACATTTCTCGATCATGGTCTTCTGAGCCAGAGGCACATCTTCCGCTGGGATCTCAACACCAAGGTCACCACGGGCTACCATCAGTCCGTCGGACACTTCCAATATTTCATCCAAGTTATCGACACCCTGCTGGTTCTCGATTTTGGAGATGATTTGAATATATGTGGCGTTGTGCTTCTCAAGAAGCTCACGAATTTCAAGAACGTCACTGGCTTTACGTACAAAGGAAGCAGCGATAAAGTCGATACCTTGCTCAATACCGAAAACGATGTCATTCGCATCCTTCTCAGTAATACCCGGCAGAGAGATATGTACGCCCGGTACATTGACACCCTTCTTGCTCTTGATGGTTCCGCCATTGACAATGCGGCATTTGATCTCAGTGCCTTGAATGTCTACAACGGTAAGGCCGATCAGACCATCATCGATCAAAATAGTGGACCCTACTTCAACGTCATTTGGAAGTTCACTGTAAGTTACTGAGATGCGATCCTTGTCTCCAAGAATTTCTTCAGTAGTCAAAGTGATGAACTCATCTTGTACCAATTCAATCGGCTCAACAGCCAATTTACCGGTACGGATTTCTGGACCTTTGGTATCAAGCAGGATGGCAACAGACTTTCCAAGCTCTTCGCTGGCTTGACGAATAGTCTTAATCCGGTTGCCGTGCTCTTCAAAATCTCCGTGGGAGAAGTTGAGACGGGCCACGTTCATACCCGCAAGAATCAGTTTCTTCGTGTTCTCCAAAGACTCACTGGAAGGACCGATAGTACATACAATTTTCGTTTTACGCATTTGGGTTTCCTCCGTTTTAGGGTTTCTCTCTTTATCTTCTTTTTCCAACAATTAAATCTACTACATAATTGATAATTTGTATAGGAACTTTGTCATATTAATCATTACCCAGCTGGACAAAATCTATAATAAGTTTAGCTTTATTTCTTTGCTATGCCAAATTTCCCGATTTTGCGGAATTTCTGGTAGCGCTCTTCGCGGAGCTCGTCCGCTGTCTTGGCTCTCAATTCGTCAAGATGACGTACAATTGAAGCTTTGATGCTGTCCGCAGCAGCCTCATAATCCTTATGGGCACCGCCCTTTGGTTCAGGCACAATTTCTTCAATCACTTCCATCTCAAGCAGATCCTTCGCTGTAATCTTCATGGCTTCTGCTGCCTGATCGGCCTTGGACGCGTCCTTCCACAGAATAGATGCGGCTCCATTAGGAGAGATCGCGGAATAGATGGCATTCTCAAGCATCAACACGCGGTTCCCTACACCCAGAGCGAGCGCGCCTCCGCTTCCCCCTTCACCAATCACCACACAGATGACAGGCACGCGAAGGGACGCCATGTCCCGCAGGTTGCGGGCGATCGCTTCGGACTGGCCTCTCTCTTCTGCCGTAATTCCGGGATAAGCCCCTTTGGTGTCAATAAAGGTAATAATCGGACGACCGAATTTCTCAGCCTGCTGCATCAGACGCAGCGCTTTGCGGAACCCTTCCGGGTGCGGACTGCCAAAGAAACGGGCAATGTTATCTTTGGTGTCCTTCCCGCGCTGTTGACCGAGAACGGTGACAGGCGTGTCATTCAGCTTGGCAATACCGCCTACAATGGCAAGGTCATCCCCGAATATCCGGTCTCCATGAAGCTCAATGAAATCGGTGAAGATCAATTGAATGAAGTCAAGTGAAGTCGGACGCTGATGATTTCTGGCCAGATGCATCTTCTGGGAAGGGGAAATCGCACTGTAAATTCCCTCTTCGAGCTCCCGGTACCGTTCTTCCAGGCGAGTGATCTCATCGCTGAAATCAATTCCCTTCTCGTCCCCGAACTGCTTCAGCTCGTCAATCTTCTTGCGCATCTCCACAAGAGGCGTTTCAAAGGGCATTTCTCCCGCCACCTATACTCCTCCTTTCACATTGTGCAGCTCCAGCAGCTTGGCTAGTGTGCTCTTCATTTCCTTGCGGTGCACAACCAGGTCAAGCTGGCCGTGCTGAAGGTTGAATTCCGCTGTCTGGAAGTCATCCGGCAGCTTCTGGCGAATGGTCTGCTCAATAACGATCCGGCCGGCAAAACCAAACACGGCCCCCGGCTCGGCGATGATGATATCTCCAAGCATAGCAAAGCTGGCGGAAACGCCTCCGGTTGTCGGATCCGTAATCACCGAAATATACAGACCGCCCTGCTCATTGAACCGGGACAGCGCCGCGCTTGTCTTGGCCATCTGCATGAGGCTGAGTATGCTCTCCTGCATCCGGGCCCCGCCCGAAGTGGAGAAAATAATAAGCGGAAGTCGGCTCTCTGTCGCAGCTTCAATAGCCCGGGTAATCTTCTCCCCAACAACAGAACCCATACTTCCGGTGAAAAAGTCAAAGCTCATTACAGCCACAACAACAGGCAGTTCCGAGATCGTGCCCTGTCCGGTCACTACGGCTTCGCGCAGTCCTGACTTCAGGGTCTGCTGCTCCAGCTTCGTTGCATATCCCGGGAACCCGAGCGGGTCCTCTGACACCAGATCTTCATCGTATTCCACAAAGCTGCCTTCATCGAGAACGTATTGAATCCGTTCCATGGCGTTCAGGCGCATATGATAGCCACAGTTAGGACACACCTTGAGATTCTTGTCCAGCTCTTTGCTGTACTGAATAACTCCGCAGCTGCCGCATTTATTCATCAGCCCTTCAGGAATTTCACGTCTCGGGCGTTCTCCTTGATCTGCAGCCGTGTCACGACCTAGTCTTTCTGACGGAAGGGTCGCGTACTTCCTCTTTTTCTGGAATAAGTCTTTAAACACCACTACACCTCTCCAGCCATTAATTTGCTCTGCCGCATCTTGCACAGTAAATCCTATATAGCATCATCCTGCCTCACCCTAATCTCATGGACGCAAGATGGAATTGAGTACTTCTTGCACTTCTTCAAGTTCCCCGGAAGGTACCAGAATTTCAAACTGCTGTTTGGATAAATTGACAGGACGTGTTTGGACAAGAAAGCCTTCTTCCATAAGCTTGTGTTTAATCCTTTCCGCAATCTTCGCGGTAGGCGCAATATACATTACTGTCCACATGTCCTCTTCCAAAGCCCCCTAGCGTTCAGTTTTGAGCCCGTATAATAGAGTAATGATAACATAATCTTCAATTTTCCCGCAACAGAGGGGTACAGCGGCTGAGCCCGGTATAAGGGTCCAGGCTCCACCACCCATACAGCTGCACGAGCCATTCTATGCCGGCTTGGCCGGGATATATTCCTTAAGCACAGCCTGATCCGCAGCCTGCATACAGGCGCTACACTCCCCGCCCCTACCTCACTCTTACGGTCTGC contains:
- a CDS encoding acetyl-CoA carboxylase carboxyltransferase subunit alpha, whose amino-acid sequence is MAGEMPFETPLVEMRKKIDELKQFGDEKGIDFSDEITRLEERYRELEEGIYSAISPSQKMHLARNHQRPTSLDFIQLIFTDFIELHGDRIFGDDLAIVGGIAKLNDTPVTVLGQQRGKDTKDNIARFFGSPHPEGFRKALRLMQQAEKFGRPIITFIDTKGAYPGITAEERGQSEAIARNLRDMASLRVPVICVVIGEGGSGGALALGVGNRVLMLENAIYSAISPNGAASILWKDASKADQAAEAMKITAKDLLEMEVIEEIVPEPKGGAHKDYEAAADSIKASIVRHLDELRAKTADELREERYQKFRKIGKFGIAKK
- the accD gene encoding acetyl-CoA carboxylase, carboxyltransferase subunit beta produces the protein MFKDLFQKKRKYATLPSERLGRDTAADQGERPRREIPEGLMNKCGSCGVIQYSKELDKNLKVCPNCGYHMRLNAMERIQYVLDEGSFVEYDEDLVSEDPLGFPGYATKLEQQTLKSGLREAVVTGQGTISELPVVVAVMSFDFFTGSMGSVVGEKITRAIEAATESRLPLIIFSTSGGARMQESILSLMQMAKTSAALSRFNEQGGLYISVITDPTTGGVSASFAMLGDIIIAEPGAVFGFAGRIVIEQTIRQKLPDDFQTAEFNLQHGQLDLVVHRKEMKSTLAKLLELHNVKGGV
- the pyk gene encoding pyruvate kinase — protein: MRKTKIVCTIGPSSESLENTKKLILAGMNVARLNFSHGDFEEHGNRIKTIRQASEELGKSVAILLDTKGPEIRTGKLAVEPIELVQDEFITLTTEEILGDKDRISVTYSELPNDVEVGSTILIDDGLIGLTVVDIQGTEIKCRIVNGGTIKSKKGVNVPGVHISLPGITEKDANDIVFGIEQGIDFIAASFVRKASDVLEIRELLEKHNATYIQIISKIENQQGVDNLDEILEVSDGLMVARGDLGVEIPAEDVPLAQKTMIEKCNRVGKPVITATQMLDSMQRNPRPTRAEASDVANAIFDGTDAIMLSGETAAGKYPVESVLTMSRIAEKAESALKYREIFEKQSHAQQTTVTEAISQAVANSALDLNAKAIITSTETGYTARMVSKYRPKSPIIAVTTVDQTMRRLALAWGVTPVKGTQASSTDEMFGYAMQGGVESGLVKEGDLVVITAGVPLGRSGSTNLVKISQIQG
- a CDS encoding glutamate decarboxylase, with translation MWTVMYIAPTAKIAERIKHKLMEEGFLVQTRPVNLSKQQFEILVPSGELEEVQEVLNSILRP